One genomic window of Clostridioides sp. ES-S-0054-01 includes the following:
- a CDS encoding 6-phospho-alpha-glucosidase codes for MGNKFVIIGAGSTHTPGILAALANKSEELNMTELCLHDIEHDRVYHMGEFNKIYMKEHRPEIKTSWTTDLKEALIGANYVFIQIRPGRNEQRSIDEHTCYKHGLIGQETCGLGGFSFALRTIPAILEIVKTAVEVCPDAWLLNYSNPEAMVSEAVYRTYPQAKMLCICDMPISQQEQVAAYLGYDEKDLTFKYFGLNHFGWYTNIYNKKGEDLLPKLREEVLSGKVTGLSADKDEGKLDEYWYKTFNNVIKGFKAYPDFLPLCYLQYYYFHDEMLEMFDHDVTRADTVLAGREITVYEECRRVIEKQTTKDSYLVSGVHGNYIVDLASSIINDKRERFMVNVMNRGAIGNFNHDAVVEVPCYVGASGVEPTSVGYIPQFHKSLMEAQKGYEKLAVEACLEGSYEKALQAILLNKTVPSYRVGKAILDDFLELNKDYWNPKFYEK; via the coding sequence ATGGGTAATAAATTTGTAATTATTGGAGCAGGATCAACACACACACCAGGTATTTTAGCAGCACTTGCAAACAAGTCAGAAGAATTGAATATGACAGAATTGTGTTTGCATGATATTGAACACGATCGTGTATATCATATGGGAGAATTTAATAAAATTTATATGAAAGAACATCGTCCAGAAATCAAGACAAGCTGGACAACAGATTTGAAAGAAGCATTAATAGGCGCAAATTATGTATTTATACAAATTCGTCCAGGCAGAAACGAGCAACGTTCTATCGATGAACATACATGCTACAAGCATGGATTAATTGGTCAGGAAACATGTGGATTAGGAGGATTTTCATTCGCACTTCGTACCATTCCAGCTATTCTGGAAATTGTAAAAACAGCAGTTGAAGTATGTCCAGATGCATGGTTGTTAAATTACTCTAATCCAGAAGCCATGGTATCTGAAGCAGTTTATCGTACATATCCACAAGCAAAAATGCTATGTATTTGTGATATGCCAATTTCTCAGCAGGAACAAGTAGCTGCATATCTTGGATATGATGAAAAAGATTTAACATTCAAATATTTTGGATTAAATCACTTTGGTTGGTATACAAACATCTACAATAAAAAGGGTGAAGATTTACTTCCTAAACTTAGAGAAGAAGTACTATCAGGTAAAGTTACTGGGCTAAGTGCAGATAAAGATGAAGGAAAACTTGATGAATATTGGTATAAAACATTTAATAATGTTATCAAAGGATTCAAAGCATATCCTGACTTCTTACCACTATGTTATTTACAGTATTACTATTTCCATGATGAAATGTTAGAAATGTTTGATCACGATGTTACACGAGCAGATACAGTTTTAGCAGGACGTGAAATAACTGTTTATGAAGAATGTCGTAGAGTTATTGAGAAACAAACAACAAAGGACTCTTATTTAGTATCAGGTGTCCATGGAAATTATATTGTTGATCTAGCAAGCTCTATTATCAATGATAAGCGAGAAAGATTCATGGTAAATGTGATGAATAGAGGAGCAATTGGAAACTTTAATCATGATGCAGTAGTTGAAGTACCATGTTATGTAGGAGCATCAGGTGTAGAGCCTACTTCAGTAGGATATATTCCACAGTTCCATAAATCATTGATGGAAGCTCAAAAAGGTTATGAGAAGTTAGCAGTGGAAGCTTGTCTGGAAGGTTCATATGAAAAAGCATTACAGGCTATCCTTTTAAATAAGACTGTACCTTCTTATCGTGTTGGTAAAGCTATTCTGGATGACTTTTTGGAATTAAATAAAGATTATTGGAATCCAAAATTCTACGAAAAATAA
- a CDS encoding PTS transporter subunit EIIC, whose product MFNKALKQLSKLGKAMLIPIAATPVAGLLARLSAVDMLNMPVLETAGWVVFGMMDVLFAIGAVIAYAKAKDRSIPIIGAIISLSVFKAVLVYMNEAVNMGVFAGILVGVMTAIVFNYSKEWKTPAMFSFFTGEKFVVTLAPLVAIPLAILFSFLWVPCQAGLNNFGIWIAGAGALGVFVFGLTNRLLIPIGLHHVVNTYIYYELGSFTTASGEIVKGEIPRFLAGDPTAGLFLAMFFIPMMFGLPGACLAMYKTAKEKNKEKTKSLMSSASLTTFVAGITEPIEFSFMFVAPRLYAFHALLTGTAGAILYLLNVHFGMSVNFCVIDYILNFKLSTNGWMIVPIGIVFFFIYYFGFKIMIEKWDLKTPGREEELKFDENEVSTEEINIKLEHTNYQYMAKKILQNIGGKDNVEEVENCVTRLRLELKDGSLVNEENIKKTGAKGVVRFGETSIQIIIGTEVNKVAREFKEMLEN is encoded by the coding sequence GCTGGTTTGCTTGCTCGTTTAAGTGCTGTAGATATGTTGAATATGCCAGTACTAGAGACTGCTGGATGGGTAGTATTTGGTATGATGGATGTGCTTTTTGCAATCGGTGCTGTTATAGCATATGCAAAAGCTAAAGACAGATCAATACCGATTATTGGTGCAATTATCTCATTATCAGTATTTAAAGCTGTTTTGGTCTATATGAACGAAGCAGTCAATATGGGAGTATTTGCTGGTATTTTAGTTGGTGTTATGACAGCCATTGTATTTAATTATAGTAAAGAGTGGAAAACTCCGGCTATGTTCTCGTTCTTTACTGGGGAGAAGTTTGTAGTTACATTAGCACCACTTGTAGCTATTCCTTTGGCTATTTTGTTCAGTTTTCTTTGGGTGCCTTGCCAAGCAGGTTTAAATAATTTTGGTATTTGGATTGCTGGTGCTGGTGCATTAGGGGTATTTGTCTTTGGATTGACAAATCGTCTGTTAATACCAATTGGATTACATCATGTAGTTAACACCTATATCTATTACGAATTAGGAAGTTTTACTACCGCAAGTGGAGAAATTGTAAAAGGAGAAATCCCAAGATTCTTAGCAGGAGATCCTACAGCAGGTTTGTTCTTAGCAATGTTCTTTATTCCAATGATGTTTGGACTTCCTGGTGCATGTTTAGCAATGTATAAAACTGCAAAAGAAAAGAATAAAGAGAAAACGAAGTCATTAATGAGTTCTGCATCATTGACAACCTTTGTTGCAGGTATCACAGAACCAATTGAATTCTCATTTATGTTTGTTGCACCTAGACTTTATGCATTTCATGCATTATTAACTGGTACTGCTGGGGCAATATTATATTTACTTAATGTTCACTTTGGTATGTCAGTTAATTTCTGTGTCATTGACTATATTTTGAACTTTAAGTTAAGTACAAATGGTTGGATGATTGTTCCAATTGGTATCGTCTTCTTCTTTATTTATTACTTTGGATTTAAGATTATGATTGAAAAATGGGATTTAAAAACTCCAGGAAGAGAAGAAGAATTAAAATTTGATGAGAATGAAGTATCTACTGAGGAAATTAATATTAAGTTAGAGCATACAAATTATCAGTACATGGCCAAGAAAATATTACAAAACATTGGTGGTAAAGATAATGTAGAAGAAGTAGAAAACTGTGTTACAAGATTACGTCTTGAATTAAAAGATGGTTCTTTGGTAAATGAAGAAAATATTAAGAAAACAGGAGCCAAAGGAGTTGTAAGATTTGGAGAAACATCAATTCAGATTATTATTGGAACAGAAGTAAATAAAGTAGCAAGAGAATTTAAAGAAATGTTAGAAAACTAG